One genomic region from Terasakiella sp. SH-1 encodes:
- a CDS encoding rhodanese-like domain-containing protein — translation MKKLALLAFGAACLSLSFQANAAPEPKKATAQVESKLYVTASEAWEMMQKDASVILIDVRDPIEVMFTGFTDEADMHVPFLLSDRSKKHPKKPVYNMVKNPKFLEQVEAKLTEMKVSKDTAIIMMCRSGSTRSAPAANMLYKKGWKNTYTMVDGFEGGKSKEGNSKGVRAVNGWRNSGLPWGYKLNMDKMYFAQQ, via the coding sequence ATGAAAAAACTCGCCCTTTTAGCATTTGGCGCGGCCTGTCTTTCCCTGTCATTTCAAGCCAACGCAGCCCCGGAACCGAAAAAAGCAACGGCACAAGTTGAATCCAAGCTCTATGTCACCGCTTCTGAAGCCTGGGAGATGATGCAAAAAGATGCGTCCGTTATCCTGATTGATGTGCGCGATCCCATCGAAGTGATGTTCACAGGTTTCACAGATGAAGCCGATATGCATGTCCCGTTTCTGTTAAGTGATCGCAGCAAAAAGCACCCAAAGAAACCTGTCTATAATATGGTGAAAAACCCCAAGTTTCTGGAACAGGTTGAAGCAAAACTCACTGAAATGAAAGTCAGCAAAGATACAGCCATTATCATGATGTGTCGTTCCGGCAGCACACGCAGTGCGCCTGCGGCTAACATGCTTTATAAAAAAGGCTGGAAAAACACCTATACAATGGTTGATGGCTTTGAAGGGGGTAAATCCAAGGAAGGTAACTCTAAAGGCGTGCGTGCTGTAAATGGCTGGCGCAACTCCGGCCTGCCTTGGGGCTATAAGCTGAACATGGACAAAATGTATTTTGCCCAACAGTAA
- a CDS encoding N-acetyltransferase — MIRKAIEKDLKDILEIHRLAFGEEDEAKLVDNLLKDDSAQPCLSMVAEQDGQIIGHILFTKAGIKGTKLNASLLAPLAVHPDFHFKGTGRRLIKAGFKELADQHVDLVFVLGDPNYYTKSGFSLNAGAQGYPTPVPIPPKWADAWMVRKLSDCEESGQVQVAKEISAPEFWSD, encoded by the coding sequence ATGATCCGCAAAGCAATTGAAAAAGATCTTAAAGACATTCTTGAAATTCATCGCCTTGCCTTTGGCGAAGAAGATGAAGCCAAACTGGTGGATAACCTGCTCAAAGATGACAGCGCCCAGCCGTGCCTGTCCATGGTCGCAGAACAAGACGGCCAAATCATCGGCCATATTCTTTTCACCAAAGCTGGCATTAAAGGCACAAAGCTGAACGCCTCCCTACTGGCCCCGCTGGCCGTTCATCCTGATTTTCATTTTAAAGGGACCGGGCGACGCCTGATTAAAGCGGGGTTTAAGGAACTGGCTGACCAACACGTCGATCTCGTCTTCGTCCTTGGCGATCCGAATTACTACACAAAATCCGGCTTTAGCCTGAATGCAGGCGCACAAGGCTACCCTACTCCTGTTCCCATCCCACCAAAATGGGCTGATGCCTGGATGGTCAGGAAACTGTCAGACTGCGAAGAGAGCGGCCAAGTCCAGGTCGCCAAAGAAATCAGTGCACCAGAATTTTGGAGCGATTGA
- a CDS encoding toll/interleukin-1 receptor domain-containing protein, whose protein sequence is MPQTPPKVFISYSHDSAAHKRWVAWFAETLCTNGIDTTLDQWDLTAGGDVPAFMEKQLKESDFILLICTENYVTKANEGLGGVGYEKMIVTSELISNINQKKFIPIVRQQSATNVPTFISSKLYVDFSDDEHIENSLSELLQAIHHDKVERKPHIGSFAGISNIKIPHQNSNSSVPVKTQNNLTNEEMKIFSYIVVRYDQHRENYWDEGKALQASGTGKIRAEVAIKSLIQKDLLTYGYNNNLLLTDNGKAYAIEHSII, encoded by the coding sequence ATGCCTCAAACTCCCCCAAAAGTCTTTATCTCATATTCTCATGATTCAGCCGCCCACAAGCGTTGGGTCGCTTGGTTTGCCGAAACCCTTTGCACAAATGGCATCGACACGACACTTGATCAATGGGACTTGACTGCCGGGGGCGACGTACCAGCTTTTATGGAAAAACAGCTTAAAGAGTCCGATTTTATCCTTCTAATCTGCACAGAAAACTATGTCACCAAAGCTAACGAAGGTCTTGGGGGTGTGGGTTATGAGAAAATGATCGTTACATCTGAATTAATATCCAATATTAATCAGAAAAAATTCATACCCATTGTCAGACAACAAAGTGCGACAAATGTACCAACGTTTATTTCAAGCAAACTATATGTCGACTTTTCCGATGATGAGCACATTGAAAACAGCCTGTCTGAACTTCTTCAAGCAATCCATCACGATAAAGTTGAACGAAAACCCCACATCGGCTCTTTTGCCGGAATATCAAATATTAAAATTCCACACCAAAATTCAAATAGTTCAGTTCCAGTAAAAACGCAGAATAACCTCACAAATGAAGAAATGAAAATTTTCTCTTATATTGTTGTAAGATATGATCAGCATAGAGAAAATTATTGGGATGAGGGCAAGGCCCTTCAAGCCTCCGGCACAGGAAAAATAAGGGCTGAAGTAGCCATAAAATCCTTAATTCAAAAAGATCTACTTACATATGGTTACAATAACAACTTACTACTAACTGACAACGGAAAAGCCTATGCAATCGAACATTCGATTATTTAG
- a CDS encoding ABC transporter ATP-binding protein: MSLLEIKDLHVSFGDAPAVRGVSFSVEKGETLALVGESGSGKSVSALSILKLLPYPRAHHPRGSIIFDGEELLDREERKIRSIRGNRIAMIFQEPLTSLNPLHSIERQISEVLFVHKLMTKRQARERVIELLKLVGLEEATTEDRLKALPHQFSGGQQQRIMIAMALANEPDILIADEPTTALDVTVQAQILKLLKELQEKLGMAILMITHDLGIVRHMADRVCVMNAGQIVESGHCVEIFERPQHAYTQKLLAAEPSGEPDYDQIAKEILRVEDFKVWYPIKRGVIKRTVGHVKAVNGISLTVRQGETLGVVGESGSGKSTLGRAILRLEDSNGGLVFDGADLQVLSQKELRPLRKEMQMVFQDPFGSMSPRMSVHQIVEEGLLVHKMGGTYEERRQLIGDVLEEVGLPRQAQDRYPHEFSGGQRQRIAIARAVVLKPRLIILDEPTSALDMSVQAQIVELLRDLQTKHNLAYIFISHDLKVVRAMSHKVMVMQNGAVVEQGGCDDIFDAPQTAYTKALMAAAFDIQADEMDVVHP, encoded by the coding sequence ATGAGCCTGTTAGAGATCAAAGATTTGCATGTGTCTTTCGGTGATGCCCCAGCGGTGCGCGGTGTGTCTTTTTCTGTGGAGAAAGGTGAGACGTTGGCCTTGGTGGGAGAGTCAGGTTCCGGTAAATCGGTCAGTGCCCTTTCTATTTTGAAACTGCTGCCCTATCCGCGTGCCCATCATCCGCGTGGTTCCATCATCTTTGATGGTGAAGAGTTACTTGATCGTGAGGAACGTAAAATCCGCTCTATCCGTGGCAATCGTATTGCCATGATTTTTCAGGAACCGCTGACCTCGCTTAATCCGCTGCACTCTATTGAGCGCCAGATTTCCGAAGTGCTGTTTGTGCACAAATTAATGACCAAACGTCAGGCGCGTGAACGGGTGATTGAGCTACTCAAACTGGTTGGGTTGGAAGAGGCCACAACAGAAGATCGCCTGAAAGCCTTACCCCATCAATTTAGCGGGGGACAGCAGCAGCGCATTATGATCGCGATGGCATTGGCCAATGAACCGGATATCCTGATCGCAGATGAGCCCACAACAGCCTTGGATGTAACGGTTCAGGCGCAAATTTTGAAGTTGCTGAAAGAGCTGCAAGAAAAGCTTGGCATGGCAATTTTAATGATTACTCATGATCTGGGCATTGTGCGTCATATGGCCGATCGGGTCTGTGTCATGAATGCGGGACAGATTGTGGAAAGCGGACACTGTGTGGAGATATTTGAACGTCCCCAGCATGCCTATACCCAAAAGCTTTTGGCCGCAGAACCCAGTGGGGAGCCGGATTATGATCAGATTGCAAAAGAGATTTTGCGTGTGGAAGATTTTAAGGTTTGGTATCCGATTAAACGTGGGGTGATTAAGCGCACCGTTGGTCATGTCAAGGCGGTAAATGGCATTTCCTTAACCGTGCGCCAAGGTGAGACCTTGGGAGTAGTTGGAGAATCCGGGTCGGGAAAATCCACTCTGGGTCGTGCTATTTTGCGGTTGGAAGATAGTAATGGTGGCTTGGTGTTTGATGGGGCGGATCTTCAAGTCTTGAGCCAGAAAGAGCTACGCCCTTTGCGCAAAGAAATGCAGATGGTGTTCCAAGACCCCTTTGGCTCCATGTCTCCACGTATGTCTGTTCATCAGATTGTCGAAGAAGGTTTGCTCGTTCATAAAATGGGTGGCACTTACGAAGAACGCCGTCAATTGATTGGGGATGTGCTGGAAGAGGTTGGACTACCGCGTCAGGCTCAGGACCGTTATCCTCATGAATTTTCCGGTGGGCAACGCCAACGTATTGCCATTGCGCGTGCTGTTGTTTTAAAGCCCCGCTTGATCATTCTGGATGAACCCACCAGTGCGCTCGATATGTCCGTGCAGGCGCAAATTGTTGAGCTGTTGCGCGATCTACAAACCAAACATAATCTCGCCTATATTTTCATTAGTCATGATCTGAAAGTTGTGCGCGCTATGAGTCATAAGGTCATGGTTATGCAAAATGGGGCCGTGGTCGAACAGGGCGGGTGTGACGATATTTTTGATGCGCCGCAAACGGCCTATACCAAGGCGCTGATGGCTGCTGCCTTTGATATTCAGGCAGATGAGATGGATGTGGTCCATCCATAA